GTTCCAGTGGCAGCCTAGCGCGCGCGCCTGTTGAGCGACGTTGACAGACGCGCGATAGAGGAGCTCCTCGGCTTCTTCGATCGGCTCGATTGCTCCAAAGTTCATCGGCCTCCCGCACTGCGGAGCTCGTGTCGCGCGACACCCGCATTCGTGGTCACCAGAGACGAGCATAGGAATCTTCTGTCGTTGCTGGGCCTCCCGTAGCAAGGGTCCTTGGTCACATACATCAGCAGTCCCGAGAAAGCCTCCGCCCCAGGGCATTTTTCCAACGCGTCCCAGGACGCCCTCAGTGGTTTCCGTGCGCCAGTGGGCCCAGAATATCGGGTGCAGTAGCTGGGCCAGTTTTTCCTGCGCAGTGAGGCTTGCCTTTGCGCGTTCAAGTTGGAGCGCTTCTAGTTCGGTGAGGGATAACGGAGATGTTTTGCTCATTAAGTTAGATAGCATTGAGAGGTACGTTTCTTCAGGGCACTCCGGCTTCTGCTCTCAAGATAACCATAGATAGTAGGGAGCAGAAGCCAAAGGCCTGAGATTCTAGCTTGTGCGGCCAGAGCTTTCGGAATGTATAGACAGACGAAGTGTAGCGGGAGGCACAACAATCGCGCATCACACAAGAATGACCAATGTGACAGGCGAATGTCGCATCCTGATGGCCTGGCTGCGGATATCTGGAACGCAATTACGCATCGGATGTTAACTGTGCTCGTGCTACTGAGCGAGGGCCTTGCGGCGACGCTGAACCAACGCAAAGAGTGTGGCACCGAGCCCAATCAGAAGCGCAGAAGAGGAAGACTCGGGGATCGAGTTGTCCACGGTGATGTTGTCGAGGTAGATGGTTCCCGCGAAATCGTCAGCGGGCTCCGAGCTGGTGATGGAAGTAAAGTTGAGTAACTCAATCGCCGAACCGACGGATCCACCGGAGCCGCCGAGGTTATCGCCGATCAGGACGCCATCGAGATAGATATTCATCGTGTTGGAGTCGATGGTGTCACCTTCGTAGCCGACAGCATCGCTGCTATTATTAAAGACGATGTTCAGGTTATGTGCAGTGTTCAGCGTATAGCTCGACAAGGAGGTCGATTGCCAGCTTCCGGCGCCTGTGGCTGAGTATATCGTTCCGTTTTGGATCCATAACCCAAAAGCGGTGCCTCCATTTCCCGAGTCCGGGCCTATGCGAAGGAGAAAGCCCTCACCATTAAACAGACTCTGCGACGAATCATAAAAGTCGAAAGTGAGCGAGCCGGTTTCGGTCGCCGCAAACTTGGTCGTGGCAATCGAAATGGATTGGTTATTGGTCGTGCTCGTATCAGAGATGACCCCGTACTGGTTCGAGCTGGAGCTGAAGATGTCTGTGGCGTCGTCTTGAGCGGTAAAGGAGACATCGTTCTTGTTCGTGGAGTATAGCCAGTGGCTCTCGGGATCCACATTGAGCTGCTGGATGGCTGATCCTGCCGTGTAGCTTTCGAAGTCTTCGGAGTAAATGACAGTGGCCTGGCTAAGGCAGGGCAATGTCGCTACCAGACTGATGCCGAGAAGGGCAGAACGTAGAGGGGTGGGGGTGTTTTGGGTCTTCATTGTATCTATGGTTTTTTAGGGTTACGGTTTGAGAATAATGAAATCCGTTAACGGGCGTATTCGTGCTTAGCTGGACCGAAGGTAGCTCTGGATATCGACGATTCCCGATAGCGGCTGCTTATTTAAAAAGCATCGGATATTGTTTAAGGCGAATTCGCCGCAATGCTCGAAGATGTCGTGTGTCGGTCCTGCAATGTGCGGAGAGAGGATGACCTCCGGGATGTCCCACAGTCGGGAAGAGGGGTCGAGCGGCTCGATCGCATATACGTCGAGTCCGACGCGCAGTCGGCCCTGCTCGGCCATGTCGGCGAGCGCGTCTTCGTCCACCAGCGCTCCCCGTGCGACGTTAATAAAGATAGCATCCTCAGGCAGTCGCTCCAACAGGCTGCGAGACACGCAGCCCTGGGTTTCATCGGTTAAGGCTTCGCACTCTATGAGGATGTCGTTGTTTTCGAAAAGTGCTTCCAGGCTGGCACACGGCTCGACGTCATACTCGCGCATCATGGATGCGGGGACGGGCTTTGAATAGGCGCTAAGCTTGACGCCAAAAGGCTGAAGAAGGGAAACTAACTCTCTGGCAACCTGGCCGAACCCGTGAATACCTACGCTCCGGCCCTTTAATCGCTTGGTCTGGAGGCTGGTGATGAAGTCGATGCGGGGCTGCTCCTTCAGATGGCGAATGTCTTTCCAGACTGGCATCCTGCGCGCACAGCCCAAGGCGAGCAGCACCGCGTGCTCGGCTACGGAGGTGGAGATGAGGTTACCCCAGTTCGTAACAACAACGCCCCGCTTGAGCATGTCCACGCTGAGTAGGTTTTTGACCGAGCCAGACAGATTACAGATGTAGCGAACGTTGAACCAATCTGCATCCGTAATCTCATCAACGAGCTGCGGGGTTGACCACGCCGTTACTATGATATCGGGCTGGTATGACTTTAGGAGACTTTCCCAGTTGCCGCCTTCAAGCTCTTCGGGATTGGCTATGCGCCAATCGACTGCGACGCCCTCTGCAGTAGTCCCGTGTGGGAAAAAACGCTTACGGTCACGGGGGGGATAGGGCGACAAGGATTCGTGCCGGGGACGCACCACGGGCGACTGTCTCTGTTGCCCGTTTGTTACTCTCTATATCCGGGTGCGATATTTCTGCCATGGATTGTTTTTAATCCCGACATGGCAGGAATGAGAAGAGCGCCTCTACTAGCACAGACTACTTTAACTGGGTCGTGTCGTATAGCTGCGCCCTAAGCCTTGAGTGTAAATGGGCTATGTCCGCTGCGATCTCGATTTTCCCTTTTTACTGCGCGATTTTACCGGTGGCAGTGTCGTGCCATCCTGCCAGATCCCTTCGATATGGATGCGCTGGACTTTGTCGGGGATGCCTTTCTCTCCCCGGATTACCATTCGGGTCAAATGATCCACAGCGACTTCGCCGATGTGGTAGGCATCTTCCACGACTCCTGCTACCTCGCCGTCCAGGCGATGAAGAACCGGGCAGGCTACAGCAATATCTTTGGGCACCCGGAGCTTGGCCTGCTGAAAGAGCTCCATGGTGATCACACTGCCAATCACAATCGCCTCAGGTTTTTGTTCCTTGAGGCGCTCGATAAAGCCCTCGCGATCATTCCAGAGATTTGTGTGCACAAGTGGAGCCTCACCGATCTCGAACTGTGAAGTGAGATACCCGGCGAGGTAGTTATGATCAGCACGGGCATCATGGCTTTTATCAAAGGCGAAGGCGATCCGTCGATATCCCTTCTCATGCATTTTCTGCATGGTTTGCATCGTCGCCCGGTATTGGGTGGTGCATACCGTGTGTAGCTCCGGTTTCATCAGGGAATAGCCGAAGGTGACGAAAGAAAAATCATCCCAGACAAGTTCCAAAGCGGTGTAGGCCTGGGCCTGTGGACAGAGGAGAACACCGCGTATGTCGCGTGCTTTCAGGATCGAAGCCAAGCGCTTGGGAGTGATTTCAGCCGGATCAATCTCCAATGACTCCAGGACAAAGCCATGCTCTTTGCAGCGCGAAGTTGCACCCGCATGATATTGTGCAAAAATCCCTTCTCCCTTCCATTTGATTTCGGTATTCTTGAATACCAGCCAGGCAAGCGTACCCTGAAAGGAACGATCCTGGATCGAGCTGCGGTACATCGCCAGAGCCGACATCATGGGGTCGGGGGTGTAGCCCAGCTTCTCCGCGGCCTTCATGACCCGCTCACGCGTGGAGGCGGGGATGCTTGGATGATTTCTGAACACCAGCGATACCGTGGCACGGTGCACGCCGGCCTCTGCTGCTACATCTCGCTGCGTGACACGTCGCTGCTTCATGGTTACTCGTCTGTGCAAATGATCGCTTGATTGATCCTTGCGTCAAGTGAAACAAACTAGGCGTCAGAAACTGCTCATACCCCTAGATATGTATACCTCACGCCGCGCTTTTAGTTTGATCGAATTACTTTCTGTCATC
This genomic interval from Ruficoccus sp. ZRK36 contains the following:
- a CDS encoding hydroxyacid dehydrogenase, translated to MSPYPPRDRKRFFPHGTTAEGVAVDWRIANPEELEGGNWESLLKSYQPDIIVTAWSTPQLVDEITDADWFNVRYICNLSGSVKNLLSVDMLKRGVVVTNWGNLISTSVAEHAVLLALGCARRMPVWKDIRHLKEQPRIDFITSLQTKRLKGRSVGIHGFGQVARELVSLLQPFGVKLSAYSKPVPASMMREYDVEPCASLEALFENNDILIECEALTDETQGCVSRSLLERLPEDAIFINVARGALVDEDALADMAEQGRLRVGLDVYAIEPLDPSSRLWDIPEVILSPHIAGPTHDIFEHCGEFALNNIRCFLNKQPLSGIVDIQSYLRSS
- a CDS encoding LacI family DNA-binding transcriptional regulator; translated protein: MKQRRVTQRDVAAEAGVHRATVSLVFRNHPSIPASTRERVMKAAEKLGYTPDPMMSALAMYRSSIQDRSFQGTLAWLVFKNTEIKWKGEGIFAQYHAGATSRCKEHGFVLESLEIDPAEITPKRLASILKARDIRGVLLCPQAQAYTALELVWDDFSFVTFGYSLMKPELHTVCTTQYRATMQTMQKMHEKGYRRIAFAFDKSHDARADHNYLAGYLTSQFEIGEAPLVHTNLWNDREGFIERLKEQKPEAIVIGSVITMELFQQAKLRVPKDIAVACPVLHRLDGEVAGVVEDAYHIGEVAVDHLTRMVIRGEKGIPDKVQRIHIEGIWQDGTTLPPVKSRSKKGKSRSQRT